From a region of the Mesomycoplasma ovipneumoniae ATCC 29419 genome:
- a CDS encoding MGA_1079 family surface serine endopeptidase, with amino-acid sequence MYRKKAKTNPIFLFGVGIFSLVVASCSTSNSNSFQNYTDPNQSLQKNQVDNFFLQYPNFPEDIKNKIKDSLNISSQNFSNSEYMPKLSQFVEKYSSTLDLFGKFESNFKSKTINESFSVNEEKYNNLKSEIETFNQKILNSSNFETKLDEFLAKISELNAEITKTNDTLSQELSTFSWFNTVLKHANLVNLKALSAQINDKITTLYKNDNKEEIENFTSNLMILENIITQIKSIKNEYSTEKNEAFNNLITNFNSNINSDNLINNVTDSIENLKNIQTNLEKIVNKSAEKNEKLQELKKSAISEVDKATNLSQNVQSNFKEKINNSITESQISQIKEFISELERVASLLSSLKTEKTKLENDSNYLNSENKTELDELISSLNFLDQDNKLALNDEISDNTKYYLSNALTVYENVKSEIARLNGDVKLSEAKKTLENQLLSDKFSPDFISNIKKLADSKKLVSDIRHISSSILKLADSLDLYNAEVKNFQLLLNNSSTSTKNKQELQEKNNKIKQKLDQNLRLNEFDNENLPGFVDDFANLVTSFSQTISDSKAQNEQIVQEKPPAKVAQNLSDFKQQAQNALKVSLDDQGLDRHSIKKYLTSASFNLQNASLWLKQPQNDEINFKLLDLSLDNSNRNILVLNYEATSVKNPSHSTILSTQLPIPNSDVDLNEIISSLNIDSLDDYFDIYYNSFLDFEKEDFPKQDVKKIILENFSQSKQTIGNFFHVALPERPELTFTSDNKISLKLEIKFNNQVIKTVTVKSKNPVNFKQKDNLPVKIEYTQNFKNTSFYKQTYLTDSEYIDYDFTRSKDPYAYFWQVEEPSGGGGVGSYWFYKYLLKSALETLQQTGEIPKNKKFKTFKDYPNVVKVSEFGLEKPTQPDELSKTDLDKIFDKILKDKQFFNYEIPENSTISFSTFDVNNEKRRVLTSSTTQSIYLKLLIKKGQDTKEEILQFAPKDFLKPILSPRDKADLSLIEKILSDSTGKELFKNTKINDIDYTHGQISLAGKTNSQIIDSLNKLYTFAKIGKFEIFAKDVISTNILKGEAKIFFWYKFNGLEFPLIVEGTKRTDVFKTEKAINFSNWLPATYSDIKPKNGSNFTSEDFVPIPEETGQRDRNGKLVSKPNEISADDKSIIDQINSRHFDYRRVTGEFYKKAQKEIKYRLIDPADIVEQKAESKLNYLLQIKANNETARNSDLDKFKNQEVKLEGEDKKSGQNSEKLPIIVEKPIFFNEDPQVSLNTSKILNNYFVYYYDVKTTNTLGEMTFKLGFINKHNTKIRYSSKKDIKLQNLENDYKNKLYPEVILNKIKYSDFVRKNTSLLTTNVLNNSDFQNLFDIKEEALRYNNFKISKQNLQFLETKKHNNKLYFRLKYVNGPHIVEGSTWYFLTNVNSQNNQANIDLDTQKPLVTLFESEKEVTRSREIEPYYKDLYWNYDNSTKTAKWTLKEKYFSETFLKNNPKNRKINLQLFGNALVQNTRRLTRISGGMDLTTNKPTKGGYDFVFDFEKLANGEIIAITEKTKNVFFEDSNKKFQDFSFNLSAQYIKGQGIEFKLWLNDPNLGLIVDNVFNHVEQGAGFYSSPKFDTFDPKKAFILHKAGARVHIEYTNSLENEDFGSKTNQFDYKNIDYTNEEQPISFFSNSDVYNLEKYNPNQNVPYKLHEGYLQDLEFLHKSWDTKKFPLAKNLLGRTFGFSFGSATMLAKVNNDPDDGKFYIITNNHVEGGGNFDLNTLFGKDLTHSLSNNRYMAIASKYYSNSIDGGYSYWGGPNSVKNVPAWIVWTGIKQPDVDGKNPKNVDITVLIVDIKPLIKAAYESGEFQKAAWLLNWYKLPNLKLNSNGQTDLTFFGQNVKHFGMNGFPYAKQSGYVINRANSDQQNVTILNQKGYTPSYFNAGNSGTGVLGPDDEYISTINGGSPLTFLQSWNYSTASYNYFGINWQNEKPLELKSKYSLSSMIMRLNAQNPREYSLPWFFKDFEK; translated from the coding sequence ATGTACAGAAAAAAAGCAAAAACCAACCCAATATTTTTATTCGGGGTTGGTATTTTTTCACTTGTTGTTGCCTCTTGTTCAACTTCAAACTCAAATTCATTTCAAAATTACACTGATCCAAATCAAAGTCTTCAAAAAAATCAGGTAGATAATTTTTTTCTTCAGTATCCTAATTTTCCCGAAGATATTAAAAATAAAATAAAAGATTCCTTAAATATTTCCTCACAAAATTTCTCAAATTCAGAATATATGCCCAAACTTTCTCAATTTGTAGAAAAATATTCATCAACATTAGATTTGTTTGGAAAATTCGAGTCGAATTTTAAATCTAAGACAATTAATGAGTCTTTTAGTGTTAACGAGGAAAAATACAATAATTTAAAAAGTGAAATTGAAACGTTTAATCAAAAAATTCTAAATTCATCTAATTTTGAAACTAAATTGGATGAATTTTTAGCCAAAATAAGTGAATTAAACGCAGAAATTACTAAAACCAACGACACCCTTAGTCAGGAACTTTCAACTTTTAGCTGATTTAACACGGTTTTAAAACACGCAAACCTTGTTAATCTTAAAGCCTTAAGTGCGCAAATTAATGACAAAATTACCACTTTATATAAAAATGATAATAAAGAAGAAATTGAAAATTTCACCTCAAATTTAATGATTTTGGAAAATATTATCACTCAAATTAAATCAATAAAAAATGAATATTCAACTGAGAAAAACGAAGCTTTCAATAATTTAATTACAAATTTTAATTCAAATATAAATTCTGATAACCTAATTAACAATGTTACTGATTCAATTGAAAATCTTAAAAATATCCAAACTAATTTAGAAAAAATTGTTAATAAGTCAGCTGAAAAAAACGAAAAATTACAAGAATTAAAAAAATCTGCTATTTCAGAAGTTGATAAAGCCACTAATTTATCCCAAAATGTTCAAAGTAATTTTAAAGAAAAAATAAATAACTCAATTACTGAATCACAAATTAGTCAAATTAAGGAATTTATTTCAGAATTAGAACGTGTTGCATCACTTCTATCTTCATTGAAAACAGAAAAAACAAAACTAGAAAATGATTCTAATTATTTAAATTCTGAAAATAAAACAGAATTAGATGAGCTAATAAGTTCGCTAAATTTTTTAGATCAAGATAATAAACTTGCATTAAATGATGAGATTTCTGATAATACAAAATATTATTTATCTAATGCTTTAACAGTTTATGAAAACGTAAAATCAGAAATAGCACGTCTTAATGGTGATGTTAAGTTAAGTGAAGCTAAAAAAACTTTGGAAAATCAATTATTATCAGACAAATTTAGTCCAGATTTTATTTCTAATATTAAAAAATTAGCAGATTCAAAAAAATTAGTTTCTGATATTAGACATATAAGTTCTAGCATTTTAAAATTAGCAGATTCCCTTGATTTGTATAATGCTGAAGTCAAAAATTTTCAATTATTATTAAACAACTCAAGTACATCTACAAAAAATAAGCAAGAACTTCAAGAAAAAAATAACAAAATTAAACAAAAATTAGACCAAAATCTTCGACTTAATGAATTTGATAATGAAAATTTGCCCGGATTTGTTGATGACTTTGCTAATTTAGTCACTTCATTTTCACAAACAATTTCAGATTCAAAAGCGCAAAATGAGCAAATTGTGCAAGAAAAACCACCAGCAAAAGTTGCGCAAAATTTATCAGATTTTAAACAACAGGCTCAAAATGCCCTAAAAGTTAGTCTTGATGACCAAGGTCTTGACCGTCATAGTATAAAAAAATATCTTACTTCTGCTTCTTTTAACCTTCAAAATGCAAGTCTTTGGTTAAAACAACCACAAAATGATGAAATAAATTTCAAATTATTAGATTTATCATTGGATAATAGCAACAGAAATATTTTAGTCCTTAATTATGAGGCAACTTCAGTAAAAAACCCTTCACATTCAACGATTTTATCTACCCAACTTCCAATTCCTAATAGTGATGTTGACTTAAATGAGATAATTTCTTCATTAAATATAGATTCTCTTGATGACTATTTTGATATTTACTATAATTCGTTCCTTGATTTTGAAAAAGAAGACTTCCCTAAGCAAGACGTAAAAAAAATTATTTTAGAAAATTTTTCTCAATCAAAACAAACAATCGGAAATTTTTTCCATGTTGCATTACCAGAGCGACCTGAATTAACCTTTACCAGTGATAATAAAATATCTTTAAAATTAGAGATTAAATTTAATAATCAAGTTATTAAAACAGTCACAGTAAAATCCAAGAACCCAGTTAATTTTAAACAAAAAGATAACTTGCCAGTAAAAATTGAATATACTCAAAACTTTAAAAACACCAGTTTTTATAAGCAAACTTACCTTACTGATTCCGAATATATAGATTATGACTTTACTAGATCAAAAGATCCATATGCTTATTTTTGGCAAGTCGAAGAACCTTCGGGTGGAGGCGGGGTTGGTAGTTATTGATTTTATAAATATTTATTAAAATCAGCCTTAGAAACATTGCAACAAACAGGAGAAATTCCTAAAAATAAAAAATTTAAAACTTTTAAAGATTACCCAAATGTTGTAAAGGTTTCAGAATTTGGTTTAGAAAAACCAACACAACCAGATGAACTAAGTAAGACTGACCTTGATAAAATTTTTGATAAAATTTTAAAAGATAAACAATTTTTTAACTATGAAATTCCTGAAAATTCGACAATTTCGTTTTCAACTTTTGATGTTAATAATGAAAAAAGAAGAGTTTTAACCTCAAGTACTACTCAAAGTATTTACCTAAAATTATTAATAAAAAAAGGCCAAGACACTAAAGAAGAAATTCTACAATTTGCGCCTAAAGATTTCTTAAAACCAATTTTATCACCACGTGATAAAGCTGATTTATCGTTAATTGAAAAAATTTTAAGCGATTCTACCGGTAAAGAATTATTTAAAAACACAAAAATTAATGATATTGATTATACGCACGGCCAAATTTCACTAGCCGGAAAAACGAATTCACAAATAATTGACTCGCTTAACAAGCTTTATACATTTGCTAAAATTGGAAAATTTGAAATTTTTGCAAAAGATGTTATTTCTACAAACATTTTAAAAGGTGAGGCAAAAATTTTCTTTTGATACAAATTTAACGGGTTGGAATTTCCGTTAATTGTTGAAGGAACTAAACGTACTGATGTGTTTAAAACTGAAAAAGCCATTAATTTTTCAAATTGACTGCCAGCCACTTATAGCGATATTAAGCCTAAAAATGGTTCTAATTTCACCAGTGAAGATTTTGTGCCTATTCCAGAAGAAACAGGTCAAAGGGATAGAAATGGCAAACTAGTTTCAAAACCCAATGAGATTTCCGCTGATGACAAATCAATAATTGATCAAATTAACAGTCGACACTTTGATTATCGTAGAGTAACAGGTGAATTTTATAAAAAAGCACAAAAAGAAATAAAATATAGACTAATTGACCCGGCTGATATTGTTGAACAAAAAGCTGAGTCAAAGTTAAATTATTTACTTCAAATTAAAGCCAACAATGAAACCGCTAGAAATAGTGATTTAGATAAGTTTAAAAATCAAGAGGTCAAACTTGAGGGTGAAGACAAAAAAAGTGGACAAAATAGCGAAAAATTACCAATAATTGTTGAAAAGCCAATATTTTTTAATGAGGATCCTCAAGTTTCACTTAACACTTCAAAAATTTTAAATAATTATTTTGTCTATTATTATGATGTTAAAACCACTAATACACTAGGGGAAATGACTTTCAAACTTGGTTTTATTAACAAACACAACACAAAAATCCGCTATAGTTCTAAGAAAGATATTAAATTACAAAACTTAGAAAATGATTATAAAAATAAACTTTACCCTGAAGTAATTCTAAATAAAATCAAATATTCTGATTTTGTTCGCAAAAATACTAGTTTACTTACAACAAATGTGTTAAATAATAGCGATTTTCAAAATCTCTTTGACATCAAAGAAGAAGCTCTTCGTTATAATAATTTCAAAATCTCAAAGCAAAATTTACAATTTCTTGAGACAAAAAAACATAATAATAAATTATATTTCCGTCTAAAATATGTTAATGGACCTCATATTGTTGAAGGTTCAACTTGATATTTTTTAACAAATGTTAATAGTCAAAATAATCAAGCCAATATAGATTTAGACACACAAAAACCATTAGTTACTTTATTTGAATCTGAAAAAGAAGTAACTAGAAGTCGTGAAATTGAACCTTATTATAAAGATTTATATTGAAATTACGATAATTCTACAAAAACAGCTAAATGAACATTAAAAGAAAAATATTTTTCTGAAACATTTTTAAAGAATAATCCTAAAAACCGGAAAATAAATCTGCAATTATTTGGAAATGCTTTAGTTCAAAATACCCGAAGGCTTACCCGAATTAGTGGTGGAATGGACTTAACCACAAACAAACCAACTAAAGGCGGTTATGATTTTGTTTTTGACTTTGAAAAATTAGCAAACGGGGAAATAATAGCAATTACTGAAAAAACCAAAAATGTGTTTTTTGAAGATTCAAACAAAAAATTTCAGGATTTTAGTTTCAATTTAAGCGCTCAATATATCAAAGGTCAAGGGATTGAATTTAAATTATGACTAAATGATCCTAATCTTGGTTTGATAGTTGATAATGTTTTTAATCATGTTGAACAAGGTGCTGGCTTCTATAGTAGCCCAAAATTTGACACTTTTGATCCAAAAAAAGCCTTTATTTTACATAAAGCCGGAGCAAGAGTTCATATTGAATATACAAACTCGCTTGAAAACGAAGATTTTGGTTCTAAAACAAATCAATTTGACTATAAAAATATTGACTACACTAATGAAGAGCAACCAATTTCATTTTTCAGCAATTCAGATGTTTACAATTTAGAAAAATATAATCCAAACCAAAATGTTCCTTATAAATTACATGAAGGATATTTACAAGATTTAGAATTTTTACATAAATCTTGAGATACTAAAAAATTCCCACTAGCAAAAAATCTATTAGGTAGAACCTTTGGCTTTAGTTTTGGAAGTGCAACTATGCTTGCAAAAGTAAATAATGATCCAGATGATGGTAAATTTTACATAATCACAAATAATCACGTCGAAGGTGGCGGAAATTTTGATTTAAATACCCTTTTTGGTAAAGATTTAACCCATTCTTTATCAAATAATCGTTACATGGCTATTGCAAGTAAATATTATTCTAATTCAATTGACGGCGGTTATAGCTATTGAGGAGGGCCGAACAGTGTCAAAAATGTTCCTGCTTGGATAGTTTGAACTGGCATTAAACAACCGGATGTAGATGGAAAAAATCCAAAAAATGTTGACATAACTGTTTTAATTGTTGATATTAAGCCTTTAATTAAAGCGGCTTATGAAAGCGGTGAGTTCCAAAAAGCAGCCTGATTATTAAATTGATATAAATTACCTAACTTAAAATTAAACTCAAATGGTCAAACAGATTTAACATTTTTTGGTCAAAATGTTAAACATTTTGGAATGAATGGATTTCCTTATGCAAAACAAAGCGGTTATGTAATTAACAGGGCTAATTCAGATCAACAAAATGTTACTATTTTGAATCAAAAAGGTTATACTCCATCATATTTTAACGCTGGTAATTCCGGAACTGGAGTATTAGGACCAGATGATGAGTATATTTCAACGATTAATGGAGGTTCGCCACTTACATTTTTACAAAGTTGGAATTATTCAACAGCAAGTTATAATTATTTTGGAATAAATTGACAAAATGAAAAACCACTTGAACTAAAAAGTAAATATAGCTTGTCATCAATGATAATGCGACTTAATGCTCAAAATCCGCGTGAATACAGTCTTCCTTGATTTTTCAAGGATTTTGAAAAGTAA
- a CDS encoding P97 family adhesin, which translates to MPKNTNRLAIAITAVGGVAIFATTIGLVTRIRYTGENPRAELESLVSRVQNVAFKSDVFDDSTTYSQIKSQLFDQSGKLLAGTDLNKFISFYTQVNSKLRKFEPTFAPNKPFLEFIDLIPNDNDQSFELQFRAKHQVDNNHTAFSTIISKKVSFAQRSQFALAEFNSNLEKITKSFKENIQNLRRTDFSSSVINPSLTDQKIASLTRAEDFAADINKSGTEAEAIEKISQYFPDFQKIINDLNFDKNNFFTFKQGTIYNFSLEKHPGTNNFISVGPNSVPSFLVKAELSDDAKFELKNFNIEDAQLLEKIDLLPQASSSESGQDQTGEKQAKQATYFADVDDILSKISLRKLQFTDFKAGSKPVDTQVQAQASLLTSEGIKQLVPVATDLTQAQAQPQAAESGQQGTNGQQGATGDASGSAGTGTMAGAAGPGTASNGSTGSGVDGAASGEASGATTDQQPSVTTPAQSEDKTKELVKYLEISTRTVNDFFASFNKKIYSSVREKSKELVDKINSELLIKPISLDFGDFNQYFDKKQPEGVDFYLDLSKAQEKDGVNPENSNLEIPVVINLYSSFFGDSENKLLGSKTSVFEIPNFKKVGAGTGTGTTNIESNLDTERKTFYNLDGLPTTSSQATAVSQPVSTPVAASTTANTTANKQIRIGSTTAYISKTELENLIGQTSQTGGETDQNSGSKAPKFEEIKKIIGNPFQYAYDFDANESMLKAWVGQQKFPKLEDFASFMENNFIASDYKIKSLRSDKFFKNEYDVASFYAYLIQKEPAQVLNYLFEIAKANGLVDKNASINLNDIVDNNIFKIASDVKFKTTQDNPVYSLDFNNQFLGFDSRGWISNLFLPKTVWQKTNTLINDSDIFNELNKYSPVKVGASTSSGSAMTGSGTGDELYKTLQEAAKKIKEHLKTQSSSILKAGAEGGSGGGAGGGGGGGAGAGGSGSTTPTSIEAEIKKFFEQKTQPLSTLKDLLLAFYYKAKELTNFSAWSKLGNDLDYKIVFEKQTSSDSASTSGSSETLTTPSGLEDYKLTYYYKVFDKKTGVDKYQTPKIDLNLWVNKQDTQRTERDELNKAVLSIPPSFSLFYLKKEDFDKLKKDGSTESEGKKFEETAVFKEIQSKIQENNKDLKLSVVSIDEDKISPQRFKVVNLQIEKTAPTTTEGSSPAQSVKSSLSFQVRIALDDTQ; encoded by the coding sequence ATGCCTAAAAATACTAATAGATTAGCAATAGCAATAACCGCTGTTGGCGGTGTTGCTATTTTTGCAACGACTATTGGGCTTGTAACTCGAATTCGCTATACAGGAGAAAATCCCCGAGCTGAATTAGAAAGTTTAGTTTCGCGAGTCCAAAATGTTGCCTTTAAATCTGATGTCTTTGATGATTCTACCACATATAGCCAAATAAAATCACAACTTTTTGACCAAAGTGGAAAATTATTAGCTGGCACAGATTTAAATAAATTTATATCTTTTTACACACAGGTTAACTCCAAACTACGTAAATTTGAGCCAACTTTTGCACCAAATAAGCCATTTTTAGAATTTATTGACTTAATTCCAAATGATAATGATCAAAGTTTTGAGCTTCAATTTCGTGCAAAGCACCAAGTTGATAACAACCACACAGCATTTTCAACCATTATCTCAAAAAAGGTGTCATTTGCACAACGTTCACAATTTGCTCTTGCCGAATTTAATTCAAACTTAGAAAAAATAACTAAAAGTTTCAAAGAAAATATCCAAAATTTAAGAAGAACAGATTTTAGCTCAAGTGTTATAAATCCAAGTTTAACTGATCAAAAAATTGCATCTTTAACTCGTGCAGAAGATTTTGCCGCTGATATTAATAAATCTGGAACTGAAGCCGAGGCTATTGAAAAAATAAGTCAATATTTCCCTGATTTTCAAAAAATAATTAACGATTTAAACTTTGACAAAAATAATTTTTTCACTTTTAAACAAGGAACAATTTACAATTTTAGTTTAGAAAAACATCCTGGAACAAATAATTTTATTTCAGTTGGCCCAAATTCAGTTCCTAGTTTTTTAGTTAAAGCTGAATTAAGTGATGATGCAAAATTTGAACTTAAAAATTTCAATATCGAAGATGCCCAATTGCTTGAAAAAATTGATTTATTGCCTCAGGCTAGTTCATCTGAGTCAGGTCAGGATCAAACTGGAGAAAAACAAGCTAAACAGGCAACTTATTTTGCCGATGTAGACGATATTTTATCAAAAATTTCACTCAGAAAATTACAGTTTACTGATTTTAAAGCTGGAAGTAAGCCAGTTGACACTCAAGTTCAAGCTCAAGCTAGCTTATTAACTTCTGAAGGTATTAAGCAACTAGTTCCAGTTGCCACCGATCTTACCCAAGCTCAGGCACAACCTCAAGCCGCGGAATCTGGGCAACAAGGAACCAACGGGCAACAAGGTGCCACTGGAGATGCTTCAGGATCAGCTGGAACAGGCACAATGGCAGGAGCAGCCGGCCCAGGAACAGCATCAAACGGGTCAACCGGGTCAGGTGTGGATGGTGCAGCATCAGGAGAGGCCTCAGGCGCAACCACAGACCAACAACCTTCTGTAACTACTCCAGCTCAATCTGAAGACAAAACAAAGGAATTAGTCAAATATCTTGAAATTTCAACTCGCACTGTAAATGATTTTTTCGCTAGTTTTAATAAAAAAATATATTCTTCTGTTAGAGAAAAATCTAAAGAATTAGTAGATAAAATAAATTCTGAATTATTAATTAAACCAATTTCCCTTGATTTTGGTGATTTTAATCAGTATTTTGACAAAAAACAACCAGAGGGTGTTGATTTTTATTTAGATCTTTCTAAAGCACAGGAAAAAGATGGTGTTAATCCAGAAAATTCAAATCTTGAAATTCCAGTTGTTATTAATCTTTATTCAAGCTTTTTTGGTGACTCAGAAAATAAACTTTTAGGATCTAAAACTTCAGTTTTTGAAATTCCTAATTTCAAGAAGGTTGGAGCAGGAACAGGTACAGGCACAACAAATATTGAATCTAATTTAGATACAGAGCGAAAAACATTCTATAATCTTGACGGTTTACCTACAACTTCTTCTCAAGCAACCGCAGTTTCTCAACCTGTTTCAACTCCAGTTGCTGCTTCAACAACAGCTAACACTACCGCAAATAAACAAATTAGAATTGGTTCAACAACAGCTTACATTTCTAAAACTGAATTAGAAAATTTAATCGGTCAAACTAGTCAAACTGGTGGTGAAACTGATCAAAACAGTGGCTCAAAAGCTCCTAAATTTGAAGAAATTAAGAAAATTATTGGAAATCCTTTCCAATATGCCTATGATTTTGATGCAAATGAATCAATGCTAAAAGCTTGAGTTGGACAGCAAAAATTCCCTAAACTCGAAGATTTTGCTAGTTTTATGGAAAATAATTTCATTGCATCAGATTACAAAATAAAATCACTCAGATCTGATAAATTCTTCAAAAATGAATATGATGTTGCTTCCTTTTATGCGTATTTAATCCAAAAAGAACCCGCTCAAGTTTTAAATTATCTATTTGAAATTGCTAAAGCAAATGGTTTAGTTGATAAAAATGCTTCAATTAATTTAAATGATATAGTAGATAACAATATTTTCAAAATTGCCTCAGATGTTAAATTTAAGACAACTCAAGACAACCCAGTTTATTCACTTGATTTTAACAACCAGTTTTTAGGTTTTGACTCTCGTGGTTGAATTTCTAATCTATTTTTACCGAAAACTGTTTGGCAAAAAACAAATACTTTAATTAATGACAGTGATATTTTTAATGAATTAAATAAATATTCACCTGTGAAGGTTGGTGCAAGTACATCTTCTGGTTCAGCGATGACTGGCTCAGGAACAGGTGATGAACTTTATAAAACATTGCAAGAAGCCGCTAAAAAAATTAAAGAACATCTAAAAACACAAAGTTCCTCAATTTTAAAAGCTGGTGCTGAAGGTGGATCTGGCGGTGGAGCCGGTGGTGGCGGAGGCGGAGGAGCTGGCGCTGGTGGTTCAGGTTCAACTACTCCAACTTCAATTGAAGCCGAAATCAAAAAATTCTTCGAACAAAAAACACAACCACTTAGCACTTTAAAAGATTTATTGCTAGCATTTTACTATAAAGCTAAGGAATTAACCAACTTTAGTGCTTGATCAAAATTAGGTAATGATCTAGACTATAAAATTGTTTTTGAAAAACAGACAAGTTCAGATTCAGCTTCAACTTCAGGTTCTAGCGAAACTCTTACTACACCTTCTGGACTTGAGGACTATAAATTAACCTATTATTACAAGGTTTTTGACAAAAAAACTGGCGTTGATAAATATCAAACTCCAAAAATTGACTTAAATTTATGAGTTAATAAACAAGATACTCAAAGAACTGAAAGAGATGAACTAAATAAAGCTGTTTTAAGTATTCCGCCATCATTTTCACTATTTTACCTCAAAAAAGAGGATTTTGACAAGCTCAAAAAAGATGGATCTACTGAATCTGAAGGTAAAAAATTCGAAGAAACTGCAGTATTCAAAGAAATTCAGTCAAAAATTCAAGAAAACAATAAAGATCTCAAACTCTCAGTTGTTTCAATAGATGAAGATAAAATCAGTCCGCAAAGATTTAAAGTTGTGAATTTGCAAATCGAAAAAACTGCACCAACAACTACTGAAGGTTCTTCACCTGCTCAGTCAGTTAAGTCAAGTCTTAGTTTCCAAGTTAGAATTGCACTAGACGATACACAATAA